A region of the Mus caroli chromosome 7, CAROLI_EIJ_v1.1, whole genome shotgun sequence genome:
GACCCAGCAGGAGGGACAAACATCAGTGATGGGGGCATCCCTTCTCTACCCCATTATCCTGACATACACTACCAAATTGGGCAGGttctctcctttgcctgccaCTGAAGAGTGGACTGGCCACCAGGGGGCACTCTGGCAAGAAAATTCCCTCCAAACCCCCTTACCCGCCCCTAGGGGTGGAGGCTAGGCTGGTCTCCTTCCTGGAATGGGTCAGGAGGGAGGAGCGAGCGGAAGGAAGGAAGCCTATGTACATCTAGCTGGTCCACCAGTCCAGGACACAACCTTCTCCAGTGGCCAGTTTGGGCGCTCTGGGACTTATTACAGGTAGGCAGAGCTGATACTGAGGCCCAGCTGGCCTTTCTTTTAGCCTGCTGCGCCCTTCCAACCACCCTGTTCAACTCcttgctttctctgcctgtcCTTTAGTAATctagtcagttttttttttttccccatccgcTTCAATCCCTCCCATTCTGCATCCAATTCTAGTGACTCAGCAGCAGTTAGGGTCATAGGGCAGGGAGCCTTAGTGCTACAAGCACAGAGAACTGCAACCCACCCCTGCTGCTCAGCCTCTCCACCCACACTGCTCCCACCCAATGACCCCTTCTGTGAAGAACACATGGTTGGAGCAGGTGCTATCAGACAATTCTAGTGAGCTAAATTCTCTTCCCACAGCTGGGCATGGCAGACTACGCACAGGTGCCAACACTGGTCTACCTGGTCACAGGTGGCTGTGGCTTCCTGGGGGAGCATATTGTTCGGATGCTGCTGGAACAGGAGCCCAGGCTCCGGGAGCTGCGTGTCTTTGACCTGCACCTGAGTTCttggctggaggagctgaaagcaGGTGATTGGAGTGGGGCAGTAGCAGGAGGTAGGGAAGCCCCATCCCTTCCCAGACTGGGATTCCTCAGCTTGTGGAAAAGATGATTCCTATGTTTGTTCTCCACCAGACAGAGGGGCCGGGTGAGTCATTGGTTCATGTGGCTCCCAGGGTGTGGACAGGCCAAACTCAGCAGCTGGATAAGGCCCCAGCTCTGACCTCTGACACTGCCTCGGGTCTCTCCACCAGGGCCTGTGCAGGTGACTGCCATCCAGGGGGATGTGACTCAGGCCCATGAGGTGGCAGCAGCCATGTCTGGATCTCATGTGGTCATCCATACAGCTGGATTGGTGGATGTGTTTGGGAAGGCCAGTCCAAAGACCATCCACAAAGTCAACGTGCAGGGTGAGCTGCTACCTACCTGTTAGTCCCTAGTGTGTGGCCTGCCTCTGACCAGTGACTTTTATGGGAGGGCCTGTCCTTTTTGATAACCTTGTCCATTTACTGCTGTCGAACCCTGTCCTGACCTGATGTGGTTCTCCTTGGACACTGAGGGTTGGGCGGGGGGCGAAGGATTGAGAGGCGGGAAGACACAGCTTGCATCTGTCCCTTTCCTTCGCAGGCACACAGAATGTGATTGACGCTTGTGTGCAGACTGGCACTCAGTACCTGGTCTACACAAGCAGCATGGAAGTGGTGGGGCCTAACATCAAGGGCCACCCCTTCTACAGGTGAGCTCAGCCCCACTTAATCTTAGAGCCCATTTCCCTCCAGCACTcagtcttctttctcccctctccagGGGCAATGAAGATACCCCATATGAGGCAGTCCACAGCCATCCCTACCCATGCAGTAAAGCCCTTGCTGAGAAGCTGGTCCTAGAGGCCAATGGAAGGAAGGTACACTGCAAAGATGGGACTTGAGCTGCAGGGGCAGAGCCTGAGTCCCAGGCTTCTTTGCATCCATCTCCAGCCCACAGTGGAGAGGGTGGGTGCACTTCAAAATTCCCCTCTGCCACCAGGTCAATGGAGGGCTACCCCTGGTGACATGTGCCCTTCGACCCACTGGCATTTATGGTGAAGGTCATCAGGTCATAAGAGACATGTACTACCAGGGACTGCGCTTCGGAGGTCGTCTATTTCGGGCCATCCCAGCTTCTGTGGAGCACGGTCGGGTCTATGTTGGTAAGGACAGGGACAGCAGGGTGCGAGGACTGGCTCTGATGGTGGCAGAGTCACGCGTGTACACCTGGCTCCACGCAAGCTCAGGCAGACAGTGGCATGTGGGCATTTTCTGCATGAGTTGCAAAGGGGGAAAAGCATCCAAGCAGTTGGGAGGGCTGACATAAGAACATGGCGTAGGTTATGACGAGCAACAGGAGCGACAGCTCTCCAGAGAAAGGGGTAGCATCTACACAGGATCCAAGTAGCTTCAGGATGCCCAGGAGGGCTGGTGGCTACAGGGCCTTGGAGAAGGGCAACTTTGATTAATCAGACAGTAGAGAGGTGTGGGCAAGATCTACACGGGGCTCAATAGGGGACTGGGCCAAGGCcggcttctctccctccctccctgctggcAGGCAATGTTGCTTGGATGCACATACTGGTGGCCCGGGAGCTGGAGCAGCGGGCAGCACTCATGGGTGGCCAGGTGTATTTCTGCTATGATAAGTCACCTTATAAAAGCTACGAGGACTTCAACATGGAGTTTCTGAGTCCCTGTGGTCTTCGACTGATAGGCGCCCACCCACTGCTGCCCTACTGGCTGCTAATGCTGCTGGCTGCCCTCAATGCCCTGCTGCAGTGGCTGCTCCGCCCACTGGTGCTGTACACACCCCTGCTGAATCCCTACACGCTGGCTATGGCCAACACCACCTTTACTGTCAGTACCAACAAGGCACAGCGGCATTTTGGCTACAAGCCCCTCTTCTCATGGGAAGAGAGCAGGACCCGCACCATTCACTGGGTGCAGACCATGGAGGGTTCAGCTTGGTGATGGCAGGGCCAGGAACTGGAGACCACTGTGGCACATACTCCAGGTCCTGAGCCCCCAAATCTGGATGAAGAGAAATGGCTGCCTTTTGAAGCTGAAGACTCTGCTCTACACATCATGATTCCGTGATGTGGACCCTGCCACATCTTAACTACACAGATCCTGAGACTGGTTCATATTCCAGTCTCCTAGTTCTAGGATAGGGTTTGGGGAAAGGCCTGTCTTTGGTGCCAACTCAGGCCTGCCAGGTAGTTGGCAAAACTGATTTCCTGAATGGTCTCACTACCTCTTCCTGTTTCCAGTTTCTCAAGCAGGGAGGAACAGAGACTCCAGAGATCTTATGCTGGTCTGCTTACTCCAGCTACCATTTTCAGACCTGGCTCCTGCCACATCTGGCTCTCCTTAAGGGGTTATTAAGATACACCATTTTTTAAGTGTATCTCTTTTAgacatttatcttttaatttgCTTTAAAGAAATCTGAAGAAATCAATGATTTCCCATGTCTTGCCTCTCCTAACAAATTCAGCTATGATATTGTTAGGTTCCTCCCCTAGGATGCCAACCTGTATCTGGCCAAGCCTAGAATAAAATCCTTTTCCAAGTCCTTGTCTACCTGTTACCCAACCCACTCACCCAAGTGTCTTCCCTCCCCACGGCGCCTGTCCCACATGAGGACAGAAGGAAGTGAGCACACTGGAAGCCCGCTGTTGGATTGGTTGTTATTTCTGCCGTCCCACCAGGCCCAACTCGGCCCAGGATGGGGTTCAGGGGCACTGGGGACAGGACATGCAGGTCTGGGGCAGGGGGTCAGAATTTCCTGTATTTTATCCATTTGCAACTTGGTCACCAATAGAGAGAAGTAAGACTCTGAGGGCTAACAGGAGGGGGACCAGGCTCAGGCCCCCAGCCTGGCCCCAGGAGTCCTGTCCcctcaggggaggggaggaagagagttcTAGAAACcaatggagaaaaagagaagggcaGGGGCTCATGTCAGCAAACATGGCTACATCACATGACACGCCAGCGACACAGAAACACACCAACGCACACAGCTGCACAGCGGGGTGTGGGGAGAGGCTAGGTGGGGGAGAAGGGAGCTAGGGGCCGACCATCTTGTCCTCTGTTGGGTAGGTAGGGCAGGGTGAGTGCATAGAACACACGTGTACACGCTCAAGGTATGATGGGAGCATGATGACCCACGGGCACAAGAGATGGACACGCAGTGTGCTTTTTAAGAGGCAAGGAAAGGGAGAATGGAAGCATTGAGTCCTGGCTTGGGCCTGGGACCACCAAGGAGGCATAATTGGGCTTGATGGTTTGGGGTGTGTGGAGGGCACGCAGCACACATCTGAGAACATGCAACAGACACCAGCCCCCAGACAACCATCCAGGATACACATGTGGACAGCAGTCAACAAGCATGTCCATCCTGTGATGTATGGGTCTTGTAGAAAGCTGGGTTACAGCTGACTCTCAGGGACTGCTCATTCACCTGAGGCCCAGTGATGGGCAGCCGCGGGCCCATTGCCATTCAAAGAGGCAGGAGCAGCATGGCAGCCACAGTCCTGTCCTTGTGAACACCATGACTGGGGTGTCGGGGAGGCCACTAGAAACATCTGGGTTAATGGGAGTTCTGACTGGCTGGGCTCAAAGATGCCGGGAACTGGATCCTGAGGCCTCTGACATCTCCAAAGAAGCcaaaggtgggggcaggaggcaCTGGGCCCTGCAGGAGAATGTTCTGGGATGGATAGGCAGGCTCCCTCCTCAGCACAGCTAATCTGGGGTTACATATATGtggacatgaacacacacacacacacacacacacacacacacacacacacacaccaggtggGCAGGGCTcaaacaggcaggcagggaagAGATCTGCTGTCAGAGCTGGCTCAGAGGAGTTTTGTTATCTGGAAGGTCCTATTTGCAGGGCCACTCCCTTCGCCCCGAGTTCTGCTGCAGTTGCGTACATATACACTTCATGTGACTACCCTACTCCAGGGCAGGACACACACTCCTCTGTGTATCGCCTCCATAGGACTGCTAGCTCCGTCCTTTATCCCATTTACCTTCTACCTGCTCCCAAAGAACCCATAAACTGCACAGCTGCCCACACGATGTAAGAGTTCCTCCATTCCTTACTGCCACAGACCAGTCCCTGTCTCACCATCCCAGACATTCAGCTGTAGTTGTGGCCATGGCTGATGTTTCACAGGTTCAAGGATGACCCTAAGTGGCCACTCAGGTAAATGTGAAATCTAGTTGCCCAAACGCAAGTGTTTTGAGAAAGTTCAAAGCATCAGCTGGGGGCAGTGAGGAGAAACCATGGTTTCTAAGGTGAGTCTGAGAGGCAGGAGGGGGAAATACCATGATTTTCCACCTGCCATGGGCAGCCCTTGACCTCTAACCTCATTACTCCTACCATACCCCTCCAGGAGACACTTATGTACAAATGGGTAAGGCCCTGGGGGACACTATGCTGTTTATGTGCGCAGCCCCAGCACCTATGTGTGGCTACCTCTCTGGAACTCCCCCAGCCTCAGCATTCATGAGTACACGAGTGTGTGCTAGCTGTCCAAGGCTCAGTTCTACTGTcaggcagaaacagagaaaagtatGAATGTGGGTCTGTGTTTCCGCATCAGACGGTCGCACACTTTCGATGGAGCAGTGGATGTGGCTTCTGTTTTGACAGATGGAGAGGAAGCAACTGAGCCTGAAGAAACAAACCTGAATGCGAGCATAGCCTtaaagaagggtgtgtgtgtgtgtgtgagacacataGAAGCAGAAACACATTATGTAAAGTCCTTAaggatgcacacatgcacacatacagtcacatacaGTCACACTCAAGATAGCTTAGAAACAGGTCTCTGTACCCACCCAAAACAGTGTCTGATTCACAGCGTGGAGGGCTCTGTCTGAGGAGAAAACTATcaatacttcacacacacacacacacacacacacacacctcgttCTTTACATCATTTGTTAAGGAAAATTCACATTCATCCAAACTAAGCCAGGCTGTTTATAATTTACACACATAGGCTTCCACGTGCTTCCCCTGAACTCTAagacccaacacacacacacacagaaagagagagagagagagagagagacacacacacacacacacaNNNNNNNNNNNNNNNNNNNNNNNNNNNNNNNNNNNNNNNNNNNNNNNNNNNNNNNNNNNNNNNNNNNNNNNNNNNNNNNNNNNNNNNNNNNNNNNNNNNNNNNNNNNNNNNNNNNNNNNNNNNNNNNNNNNNNNNNNNNNNNNNNNNNNNNNNNNNNNNNNNNNNNNNNNNNNNNNNNNNNNNNNNNNNNNNNNNNNNNNNNNNNNNNNNCCTCTGAGGATGTGAATCCTCCTCACACATTCCTCCCACTCCAGATGTAGCAGATAGGAGAGAAGGTCAGTGGAGGAATTGCTTTTGCATTGGGTTTTCACACTCACAAAACTCAATGTACATACACTGTATGGGCacagatctacacacacacacacacacacacacacacacacactatccatGTCTATTCACACAGGACAGGTTGGGCCATGGTGGGCTGCTACAGTCAGCACAGCAGCCGGATAGAGAGGAAAGTTCAGACCACACAGGATGAAGGTGGCAGCAAGAGGGTCGGGGCATCTACATACAtctacacaagtacacacacgcTGGGGTGTCCACACGTCTTGAGCATGTGCCCTCGGCATGCatgttggtgtgcatgtgtgatcaCGCCTGCTGCTATCTATGTGCGGCAAGGTGAGAGCCAGGGACTCCAGGGTCTGCATGAGGGTGAGAGTGGCTGGAACTGCCTGGGTCTGTTTTGGGAGTGAGCTTGGAGCAGGGAAAAGGTGAAAGGGTCGGGGCGGGGGGGTATTGCTCCCGATGTGTGGGGAGGGTCCTGGGGAAGAGAAGGGTAGGGGCCTACAAGCCCAGTGTCCCCCCAATGGATGACGCCAAGAccacccccagcaccacacagcaaATGATGATCATAATTTTCTTCTGCAGgtagaaagatgagagagagagaggagaggaagagggaaagagagggacagggagagaggtaGACAGACAAATGAAGGGACCGTTGGGATGTGGGACATGaggaaaaagaggggagagaaaacagaaacaggaagcagtCAGAGCCGTAGATAAGGCCTCTCACCCATTTCATAACTGCCACACCCCACCCACTGATCTCCTGGCCTGCCCCCCTGCTTCAGGCAGCCTCCGCTGGCTTACCCTCCTGGCCTTGCTCTGATACTTCACAGCTTTCTTGGTGTCGGACACGGCTCGTTCCACGTAGTCCACGGAATGTTCCACGTTGTACTCAATTCGGTCGATCATCTCACCCTGCACACAGAGAATACGTGACGAGGGACAGagcctgggggctggggaggctcCCGGACCCGTGTGGCAGGGCCTGTACCTGGCTCTCTACGAGCATGGCCATGTCCACAAACATGTCGTGCAGCTCTCGGATGCTGGTTTCCAGTTTGATGATCTCGTTGTGCCTTGTCTCGATCTCATTCAGAGCTTGCTTCGTCATCTGTGAGTCCATTTTGATCTGAggtgaaaggaggaaaagagggcaGTGATCACCCTTTGGCCGTGTAATAGCTTCAGTTC
Encoded here:
- the Hsd3b7 gene encoding 3 beta-hydroxysteroid dehydrogenase type 7, giving the protein MADYAQVPTLVYLVTGGCGFLGEHIVRMLLEQEPRLRELRVFDLHLSSWLEELKAGPVQVTAIQGDVTQAHEVAAAMSGSHVVIHTAGLVDVFGKASPKTIHKVNVQGTQNVIDACVQTGTQYLVYTSSMEVVGPNIKGHPFYRGNEDTPYEAVHSHPYPCSKALAEKLVLEANGRKVNGGLPLVTCALRPTGIYGEGHQVIRDMYYQGLRFGGRLFRAIPASVEHGRVYVGNVAWMHILVARELEQRAALMGGQVYFCYDKSPYKSYEDFNMEFLSPCGLRLIGAHPLLPYWLLMLLAALNALLQWLLRPLVLYTPLLNPYTLAMANTTFTVSTNKAQRHFGYKPLFSWEESRTRTIHWVQTMEGSAW